The genome window TATTTATTACATACACTTCCCATTTGTGTAATTTCATATTTATAAAGCTTACACCCGCGCTCTGGCTGTTCGCCTAAACGAATAGGTGTTGACTCCCTAACAGAGATGTTGGTATAGCTCCTACATTTATACATTGTTCAAAAATCCAAAGCAGAGATAGCGTTCTGCTTCTGCTTCTCAGTCACCCCTAAATACCGCTCCAAAGCAGCCAAAGTCCGATGTCCAGATATCTCCTGAATGTGGCGCAACGGTATTCCGGCATCGCTCATCCTGGTTAACGCAGTCCTGCGAAAACTGTGCGTACTCACCCCCTCAATACCCAGCCGCACACAAGTATCTCTGAGGATTTTATCAGCACTGACCTTATGAATATGCCCCAACCCATGCCGCCCTGGAAACAAGAACTCCTTGCGCCGGTTGGGGTTGTACTCTTCTAAATACTGCTTCAGCTTCGGATGCACTTGAATTTCCCTAGTGTCCCGCTTCCCTTTGGTGTTAACACTCCGTAACACCAACACCCCCCTGACACCGTGACTCCCAAACACATCTAGAACCGCCAACGTGCAAGCTTCATTGATCCGGCAAGCAGCATAAAGACACACGCCAAATAAAGCGCGATCGCGTGGGTTGACAAAGCCCTCGGTAAATAGGA of Nostoc sp. UHCC 0870 contains these proteins:
- a CDS encoding tyrosine-type recombinase/integrase, whose translation is MKINRFGRAEILTPDQINVLFTEGFVNPRDRALFGVCLYAACRINEACTLAVLDVFGSHGVRGVLVLRSVNTKGKRDTREIQVHPKLKQYLEEYNPNRRKEFLFPGRHGLGHIHKVSADKILRDTCVRLGIEGVSTHSFRRTALTRMSDAGIPLRHIQEISGHRTLAALERYLGVTEKQKQNAISALDF